In Candidatus Omnitrophota bacterium, one DNA window encodes the following:
- a CDS encoding exosortase system-associated protein, TIGR04073 family: MKKIFCVFAGLILIFTFTSICSAEETESGTDNQQYVYNTDEVNFDKTPANKLGRGVINTATCWAEVPAEVMKMSKEKDPVVGCTLGLAVGIFNGLVRGVTGLYDAVTFVAPPYDKPIMKPEYSLKNADDKMREYLW, from the coding sequence ATGAAAAAGATTTTTTGTGTATTTGCCGGATTAATACTTATATTTACTTTCACATCTATATGCTCGGCGGAAGAAACAGAATCTGGAACGGATAATCAACAATATGTGTATAATACTGATGAAGTTAACTTTGATAAGACACCAGCAAATAAACTAGGCAGGGGTGTTATTAATACTGCTACCTGTTGGGCTGAAGTTCCAGCTGAAGTAATGAAGATGTCAAAGGAAAAAGATCCGGTGGTCGGTTGTACCTTGGGTTTGGCTGTCGGAATATTCAATGGTTTGGTTAGAGGGGTTACTGGTTTGTATGATGCAGTAACTTTTGTAGCGCCTCCATATGATAAACCGATAATGAAGCCGGAATATTCATTAAAGAATGCTGATGATAAAATGAGAGAATATCTCTGGTAA
- a CDS encoding zf-HC2 domain-containing protein, with amino-acid sequence MEENIEFIKKAFQKWKKNEAACDSNHLDEMLMACFIEGKLSNEELESLKMHIIGCDDCANKVLLQAKLVNPEDLQIPEELLLKVKDLASGTGTAKAVLEIFLKLKENFLELINTSGDILVGQELMPSPLLRSRNIKDFKDEVVILKDFDNFRVEVKIENKDSKYFNLLITAKNKDTQELIKDLRITLIRDNLELESYLSDSGKVIFDHVLLGKYVIEICSSEDKLVSIHLDVKI; translated from the coding sequence ATGGAAGAAAACATAGAATTCATAAAAAAAGCTTTCCAAAAATGGAAGAAAAATGAAGCAGCTTGTGATTCTAATCATTTGGATGAAATGCTCATGGCTTGTTTTATAGAGGGCAAACTTAGCAACGAAGAGCTGGAGAGTTTAAAAATGCACATAATTGGCTGTGATGATTGTGCAAATAAGGTTTTACTGCAGGCAAAATTGGTAAATCCGGAAGATTTACAAATCCCAGAGGAATTATTGCTTAAGGTTAAGGATTTAGCCAGTGGAACTGGGACAGCGAAAGCTGTTTTGGAAATATTCCTGAAATTAAAAGAGAATTTCTTGGAACTAATTAATACTTCTGGGGACATACTTGTCGGCCAGGAGCTAATGCCTTCGCCGTTATTGCGCAGCCGTAATATCAAGGATTTTAAAGATGAGGTGGTAATTTTAAAGGATTTTGATAATTTTAGAGTTGAGGTGAAGATTGAAAATAAAGATTCTAAGTATTTTAATTTGTTAATTACAGCTAAAAATAAAGATACTCAGGAGTTAATAAAGGATTTGCGGATTACTCTTATAAGGGACAATCTTGAGCTGGAGTCGTATTTGTCCGATTCAGGGAAGGTTATTTTTGACCATGTTCTTTTGGGTAAATATGTAATCGAGATTTGTTCGTCTGAAGATAAGCTTGTGTCAATTCATTTGGATGTAAAAATTTAA
- a CDS encoding tetratricopeptide repeat protein: MQNQNKLVLEIFKQAQSLKMSLFKEAEIASTLRHYSQCNVSFEEIRSLCKEVFFLLNKASKSLIEQPELERSLVKAGQLLWNQLLTKQVRDKLRLEQGSGLVLSIDEELIDVPWEILYDGDNFLCLNFSLGRLVRTKRESIAVQYRSFSSILKMLILANPTNDLKGAYEEGLSIRNQFDRKRNSVHIDFKSTYIDKIYTKKNICDYDIVHFAGHCEHDLSNPQNTGWILADGLLTSQDIESMASFVSMPSLVFSNACYSASGNQLPCGNDYQENNYNLAAAFLFSGVRHYIGSIRKIEDKVSFTFAKEFYTQLLSGVSIGECVRLGRLKLVRDYGIGKMHWTNYLLYGDPNFVLFRDKANNGIKQEKSFIFLRKNLLKISLGLVAAVICIFMFLFLPEANPSTLYLFSKSKKSYLSGRNQEVIRNCKRIIEKNSLFLKAYPLLADSYFRLGEIEQALKYYFDYALYSEKKGQSKDLIQAYIGIGWTYYLSGQPQKALEFYNQALIKARQEKDSYSESVAMRKLAVWNMDIEEYDKALELLIKCSEIDRSKSRNFEHRYNLACDYFDLGLVFSDKNDYATAKEFYSKSLGMFKKMKLKNELSDYYFNIGEIYLFEKQYQKALDCYAKGFKIDELQGNKMNLASDYNMIGELYFDMDKFSEAQESFNRSVSVSRQIKVLPELASGLRNLGFLFKKTGKKNKAKEYFRQAQEIFITISNIDYQEMKKELVSLNAN, encoded by the coding sequence ATGCAAAATCAGAATAAATTAGTCCTGGAAATATTCAAACAGGCGCAGTCATTAAAGATGAGCCTGTTTAAGGAAGCTGAAATTGCTTCAACGCTGCGACATTATAGTCAGTGTAATGTTTCTTTTGAAGAAATACGAAGCTTGTGCAAAGAAGTTTTCTTTTTGTTGAATAAAGCTTCTAAAAGCCTTATAGAGCAGCCGGAATTAGAAAGATCGCTAGTAAAGGCAGGGCAACTTCTCTGGAATCAGCTTTTAACAAAACAGGTAAGGGATAAATTGAGGCTTGAGCAAGGTTCAGGTTTAGTCCTTTCAATTGATGAGGAATTGATTGATGTCCCGTGGGAAATCTTATATGACGGGGATAATTTTTTATGCCTTAACTTTAGCCTTGGCAGGCTGGTGAGGACAAAAAGAGAATCAATTGCCGTCCAGTATCGAAGTTTTTCTAGTATTTTAAAGATGTTGATATTGGCTAACCCAACAAATGATTTAAAGGGCGCTTATGAAGAAGGCTTAAGCATTAGAAATCAATTTGACCGTAAACGAAACAGCGTCCATATAGATTTTAAATCTACCTATATAGATAAGATATATACTAAGAAAAATATTTGTGACTATGATATAGTCCATTTTGCAGGCCACTGCGAACACGACTTATCTAATCCGCAAAATACGGGTTGGATACTTGCAGATGGCTTGCTTACTTCGCAGGATATTGAGTCTATGGCTTCATTTGTTTCTATGCCTTCGCTTGTGTTTTCTAATGCTTGCTATTCAGCTTCGGGAAACCAATTGCCTTGTGGTAATGATTATCAGGAAAATAATTATAATCTTGCTGCGGCTTTTTTGTTTTCAGGCGTCCGCCATTATATCGGTTCAATAAGGAAGATTGAGGATAAGGTAAGTTTTACTTTTGCTAAAGAGTTCTATACACAGCTTCTTTCGGGTGTTTCCATCGGAGAATGTGTCCGTTTAGGGAGGTTAAAACTAGTACGTGATTATGGCATTGGGAAGATGCACTGGACGAATTACCTTCTTTATGGTGACCCAAACTTTGTCTTGTTTAGGGATAAAGCAAATAACGGGATAAAGCAGGAAAAAAGTTTTATTTTCTTAAGAAAAAATCTTTTGAAGATATCATTAGGTTTGGTTGCAGCGGTAATTTGCATTTTTATGTTTTTATTCCTTCCGGAGGCAAATCCAAGCACTTTGTATTTGTTCTCCAAGTCAAAGAAATCTTATCTAAGCGGTAGAAACCAGGAAGTAATCCGGAATTGTAAAAGAATAATTGAGAAGAATAGCTTATTCTTGAAGGCGTATCCATTACTGGCTGATTCATATTTCAGGTTGGGTGAAATTGAGCAGGCTCTAAAGTATTATTTTGATTACGCTTTATATAGTGAGAAGAAAGGCCAAAGCAAAGATTTGATTCAGGCTTATATTGGGATTGGCTGGACATACTATCTTTCCGGGCAGCCTCAAAAGGCCTTAGAATTCTACAATCAAGCGCTTATTAAAGCCAGGCAGGAAAAAGATTCTTATAGCGAGTCTGTGGCGATGAGGAAGCTTGCAGTGTGGAATATGGATATTGAAGAATACGATAAAGCGCTGGAGCTGCTTATTAAGTGTTCTGAAATTGACCGTTCTAAAAGCCGTAATTTTGAGCATAGGTATAATTTAGCTTGCGATTATTTTGATCTTGGCTTAGTTTTTTCTGATAAGAATGATTATGCAACTGCCAAAGAATTTTATTCCAAAAGCCTCGGTATGTTTAAAAAAATGAAATTAAAGAATGAATTGAGCGATTATTATTTTAATATTGGGGAGATTTATCTATTTGAGAAACAATATCAGAAGGCGCTTGATTGTTATGCCAAGGGGTTTAAAATTGATGAATTGCAAGGCAATAAAATGAATTTAGCTTCTGATTATAATATGATTGGGGAGTTGTATTTTGATATGGATAAGTTTTCTGAGGCCCAGGAATCATTTAATCGCTCTGTTTCTGTATCTCGCCAGATAAAGGTTCTTCCGGAGCTCGCCTCTGGTTTACGAAACTTAGGATTCTTATTTAAGAAAACTGGAAAGAAGAACAAGGCAAAGGAGTATTTCCGTCAAGCCCAGGAAATCTTCATTACTATCAGTAATATTGATTATCAGGAGATGAAGAAAGAATTGGTTAGCTTAAATGCCAATTAG